A single region of the Brachypodium distachyon strain Bd21 chromosome 3, Brachypodium_distachyon_v3.0, whole genome shotgun sequence genome encodes:
- the LOC100838915 gene encoding uncharacterized protein LOC100838915: MAFGSVVERNVQRPLMRLISMGGAPILQQLHLEERLLRRTSDNWCIVNDGTAPPTIVMGVSGKVSELVEVEPVLRDNVPVVRRFSGGGTVIVDQGTVFVTFICNKTAVTGLQPFPRDIMSWTGQLYGKVFHGFGEFQLRENDYAFSHRKFGGNAQSITKDRWVHHTSFLWDYDVKNMNYLKNPKRAPEYRLARNHTDFLCRMNEYMPSRSVFTEGLIAALSEHFTIQQTGPETALSHDNDFEPSTKLLSPQDLQDIISSKESSTVQRVPGWPQS; the protein is encoded by the exons ATGGCTTTTGGGTCCGTCGTCGAGAGGAACGTGCAAAGGCCGCTCATGAGGCTGATAAGCATGGGCGGCGCACCGATCCTGCAGCAGCTGCACCTGGAAGAACGGTTGCTGCGTCGCACCAGTGACAACTGGTGTATTGTCAATGACGGCACGGCTCCTCCCACCATTGTCATGGGTGTCTCCGG GAAAGTCTCTGAACTTGTTGAGGTAGAGCCTGTTCTTCGGGATAACGTGCCAGTTGTAAGGAGATTCAGTGGAGGTGGCACTGTCATTGTTGATCAGGGAACTGTGTTCGTGACCTTCATATGCAATAAGACTGCTGTCACTGGGTTGCAGCCGTTTCCTCGCGACATCATGTCATGGACAGGCCAGCTATATGGTAAAGTGTTCCACGGGTTTGGTGAATTTCAGCTGCGTGAAAATG ACTATGCATTTAGTCATCGAAAATTTGGTGGAAATGCTCAGTCCATAACAAAAGATCGTTGGGTACATCACACATCATTCTTATGGGATTATGACGTCAAAAATATGAATTATCTTAAAAACCCAAAACGTGCTCCTGAATATCGGCTT GCGCGGAACCACACAGATTTCTTATGCCGCATGAACGAGTATATGCCATCAAGGTCAGTTTTTACCGAAGGGCTAATTGCCGCCCTTAGCGAGCACTTCACAATCCAACAAACAGGGCCAGAAACAGCGCTCTCCCATGATAATGACTTTGAGCCTTCTACAAAGCTATTATCACCACAGGACTTACAAGATATCATCTCCTCAAAAGAATCCTCTACAGTACAGAGAGTTCCAGGATGGCCTCAATCTTGA